TTTCATCTGGCATTCGATGAAAGGTGGCAAACATTCTGCCATTTTTTGAGATAGCTAATCCATTCCACATATGCGTTGGAGAGCTTGCGACTTCTATAAGTTCAGCCATCACACAGGATGCAAGGCATATCAAGATGACTGTTAAGGAGAAGGGGTTATGTTTTATCAACATGGATCGTCTCGCAATGTTAACTGTGCGGTTTTCGAGAAAGATTCTTCATGCAGACTATAATAGTTTTTTTTCAAAATCAATGTGTTTCTGTTGTTGAAGAACGATTTGAGTCAAAGCGATTGCAGAGGTAGCGGTTGTTCTTCTTGAGAAGGATGCGTGTTAAAAAAGTTTTTAATTTCGCTGATTTTGAAGATCCAGCTAGCCAATCCCAAAAACAAAAAAAACAAAAGAGCTTCGCCAAAAAAACAGAAGCATTGCATCAAAAATTCACGGGGAAATTGGACGGGGACCTGAAATAGCAACGCTTGGAAAGAGGTATCGCCAATCAAAAAATGGGTTGAGGCCCACGCTCCGAAAAAAGCTAAAAAAGAAACGGCTGTGATTTTGCTCAAGGGACGTAGAAGAGGAAAAAGAAACTCCTTCTTAGGCAACGCAATGAGAAGATAGAAGACATTAACCCAAGCACTTATGCTTGTCGCTAAAGCAACACTTGCTGCTCCCCACCCAAGCATTCCCACCAAAACTGTGTTTAAAAAGCCGTTTAATCCCATTGCAATCATCGAAGCAATCATTGGAATGCGGTAATTTTTTTGCGCATAAAAAACCGAGGCTAAGATTAAAACCAGCGCCATAGGCAGCAGTCCACACCCATAACCCCAAAGACATAAGGCTGTTTGATAGGTGGAGTGATCAGAAAATTGTCCTCTCCCGTAAATGAAGTTGATGCTGGGACCGGCCAATAGGAGAAGCGCAAACGAAAGAGGAATCATCAATGCAAATGCTTTTTCTAAAGAGAATCGCAAAAATTGTGCAAAGAGCTGAGGTTGGTTTTCTTTAATGGCACGTGTTAAGGGGGGCAGAAGGGCTCCCGAAAGGGAAATTCCGAAAAGAGCAAGGGGGAGCTGCTGAAGTCTGATGGCATACCATAGATAGGCTGGACCTTCTGCGCTGGCATATCGTGCAAAAAGAACATCCATCGTATTGTTAATTTGGGAAGCCGCAACCCCTACAATGCCAAAAAGAAGAGGTTTTCCCAGGCGTGTTAAAATCGATAGGCTTGGGATAAGCTGTCCCCATGAAAAATGAAAAGACTCATCTTGAAATAACGAATAAATGGAAGGAAGAGTCATCAACCATTGGCAGGCGCATCCTAAAATCACGCTGAAAGAAAGCCAGACCATTGCATATTCTGGCAAAGAGCTTTGCAAAAGCAATGCACTGATAATGGAAATGACGTTGAAAATAACCGGAGAGATTCCTGGAATAAAAAAACGTTTTTCACAATTTAGAAAGGCCGAATTGAGTCCAAATAAACAAATAAAAAAGAGGCTGGGCATCATTAAAAACGTTAGCCAAACAATTTCTTGGTTTCCTAATGACAAAGAACCTAATGATAATGCGACTCCCAATCCTCCCATAATCAATAGGGTCAAAGTCATCAAAAACAGGGAAAGGCTACCCTTGAGGCCGAGGAAAAAGGTATAGGCATCTGTTGTAGATTGCGCGCGAGCATCTTCAAAGAGGGGAATAAAGGCTGCATGCAGAGCGCCTTCACCAAATAAACGGCGGCAAAGATGCGCAAAGCGAAAGGCAAGCAAAAATGCGGCAACAGCAGGACTTGTTCCAAAGGCAAACGTCATGGCGATATCGCGTCCCATGCCGGAAATACGACTTAACAGTGTGCCACTAAAAAAGTGTTTTGCAGACTTAAAAAGAGTGTGGGTGGAATCTGTTTTTTTGTTGTTCATGCCGACCATCTTAAAAAGAAAAAATCCCGATTGTCAACAAGAGTTTCTCTTTGATAAGATAACGGGTCATTATAATGAAAGGATCGGTTGATGAGAACAGAAAAATTATTGCTTGGAGCACACACGTCTGCTGCAGGTGGCGCCCAAAACGCTCTATTAGAAGGCAAACGGATTGGAGCAACAACAATTCAGCTTTTCACGAGCAATCAAAAAAGATGGCAGGGAAAAATTTTAGGGGGCGAGGAGATTAAAGCCTGGGAAAAAGCTTTAGATGAGACTGGTTTAGAACAAATCATGAGCCACGACAGCTATCTGATTAACTTAGGATCTTCTAATCCAGAACTTTTAGAGAAAAGCAGAAAAGCTTTTAGAGAAGAAGCGACACGTTGTCATCAACTCGGCATTTCCTATTTAAATTTCCATCCAGGGGCGGCAGTCGAAGCGACCGAGCAACAATGTTTAGATCGCATTTGTGAAAGTTTGCTTGGAATGCAAGATCTGCTTGAAAACCGCAAGACGCGTTTGCTTTTAGAAGCTACAGCAGGTCAAGGATCGGCAGTGGGTTGGCGTTTTGAGCACCTTGCTTACATTATCGATAAAGTTCAACACAAGCTTCCGATCGGGGTGTGTATTGATACTTGCCATATTTTTGCAGCAGGATATGATATTCGAACATCTGCAGCTTGGGATGCAACGCTTGAAGAATTTAACCGCGTTGTTGGCTTAAAGCATCTTTATGCTTTTCATGTAAACGATTCGGCAAAAGGATTAGGCACACGTGTTGACCGACACCAACCTTTAGGAAAAGGGTTAATTGGAATCGAATCTTTTCAATTTTTAATGACAGATTTGAGAACGAAACATCTTCCAAAATATCTGGAAACTCCGGGTGGGCCAGAATTGTGGGAAGTTGAGATTCAAATGCTACAGGATTTTACGAAGAAATAGTCTTCGCTCCACTAAAATTATAGAAAAAGGCACATAAACATGCGTATGAAAATCAAACAACTGAAAAACCCTCCAGCGGATAGACCTTCCCCTGTCGGAAGTGACGTCACCATTAAAGGCTGGGTGCGGACAGTTCGCAATCAAAAAACCTTTACTTTCATCGAAATTAACGACGGATCCACACTATCCAATTTTCAAGTCGTTGCAAATCCAGATCTCCCCAACTACGAAAGAACGATGCAAGAGTTAAGTACTGGGGTTTCTGTTGCAATTCAAGGGACTGTTGTGGAAAGTCCAGGTAAAAATCAATCGTTAGAACTGGTGGCTAAAGAGGTCAAGATTATCGGCCCTTGCGATCCAGAGACCTATCCTCTTCAGAAAAAACGTCATTCCTACGAGTTTTTGCGCACTATTGCGCATTTGCGTCCTCGTACAAATACCTTGGGTGCTGTGGCGCGTATTCGGAATGCCCTTTCTTTTGCAACGCACCTATTCTTTCAGAAAAAAGGGTTTCTCTATATTCACACTCCAATTATTACCTCTTCCGATTGCGAAGGTGCAGGGAAGATGTTTCGTGTAAGTACATTGGATCCTGACGCTTTGCCTAGAACAAAAGAGGGGAAAGTAGATTATTCTAAGGATTTCTTTGAAAAGCCAACTTATCTCACTGTCTCAGGTCAGTTGGAAGGAGAAATTTATGCGAGCGCATTATCTGATATCTATACTTTTGGACCAACTTTCAGGGCAGAAAACTCCAACACCTCTCGACACTTGGCAGAATTTTGGATGATCGAGCCTGAAATGGCTTTTGCTGATATTAATGATGATATGGATTGTGCTGAAGAATATCTCAAATATACGGTTAAGTATGTCTTAGAGCATTGTGAAGAAGATATTGATTTCTTCAATCAATACGTTTCACCTGGATTGCGTGAACGACTTGAACATATTGTCAATACACCATTCGAGCGGGCATCTTATAGCTATGCCGTTCGCATTTTGGAAAAAGCCAATAAGCCTTTTGAATATCCAGTCAAATGGGGATCAGATCTACAGTCTGAGCATGAAAGATTTTTAGCGGAAGAATATTTTTCTAAGCCGGTGATCATTACCGATTATCCAAAAGAAATTAAATCATTTTACATGCGTTTGAATGATGATGAGAAGACGGTTGCGGCCATGGACGTGCTTGTTCCGCGGATTGGAGAAATTATCGGCGGAAGCCAGCGGGAAGATCGATTAGATTACTTAAAGCAACGTTTAATCGAAAACAATCTAAAAGAAG
This genomic window from Parachlamydia acanthamoebae contains:
- the murJ gene encoding murein biosynthesis integral membrane protein MurJ; this encodes MNNKKTDSTHTLFKSAKHFFSGTLLSRISGMGRDIAMTFAFGTSPAVAAFLLAFRFAHLCRRLFGEGALHAAFIPLFEDARAQSTTDAYTFFLGLKGSLSLFLMTLTLLIMGGLGVALSLGSLSLGNQEIVWLTFLMMPSLFFICLFGLNSAFLNCEKRFFIPGISPVIFNVISIISALLLQSSLPEYAMVWLSFSVILGCACQWLMTLPSIYSLFQDESFHFSWGQLIPSLSILTRLGKPLLFGIVGVAASQINNTMDVLFARYASAEGPAYLWYAIRLQQLPLALFGISLSGALLPPLTRAIKENQPQLFAQFLRFSLEKAFALMIPLSFALLLLAGPSINFIYGRGQFSDHSTYQTALCLWGYGCGLLPMALVLILASVFYAQKNYRIPMIASMIAMGLNGFLNTVLVGMLGWGAASVALATSISAWVNVFYLLIALPKKEFLFPLLRPLSKITAVSFLAFFGAWASTHFLIGDTSFQALLFQVPVQFPREFLMQCFCFFGEALLFFLFLGLASWIFKISEIKNFFNTHPSQEEQPLPLQSL
- a CDS encoding deoxyribonuclease IV, with the protein product MRTEKLLLGAHTSAAGGAQNALLEGKRIGATTIQLFTSNQKRWQGKILGGEEIKAWEKALDETGLEQIMSHDSYLINLGSSNPELLEKSRKAFREEATRCHQLGISYLNFHPGAAVEATEQQCLDRICESLLGMQDLLENRKTRLLLEATAGQGSAVGWRFEHLAYIIDKVQHKLPIGVCIDTCHIFAAGYDIRTSAAWDATLEEFNRVVGLKHLYAFHVNDSAKGLGTRVDRHQPLGKGLIGIESFQFLMTDLRTKHLPKYLETPGGPELWEVEIQMLQDFTKK
- the asnS gene encoding asparagine--tRNA ligase, translating into MRMKIKQLKNPPADRPSPVGSDVTIKGWVRTVRNQKTFTFIEINDGSTLSNFQVVANPDLPNYERTMQELSTGVSVAIQGTVVESPGKNQSLELVAKEVKIIGPCDPETYPLQKKRHSYEFLRTIAHLRPRTNTLGAVARIRNALSFATHLFFQKKGFLYIHTPIITSSDCEGAGKMFRVSTLDPDALPRTKEGKVDYSKDFFEKPTYLTVSGQLEGEIYASALSDIYTFGPTFRAENSNTSRHLAEFWMIEPEMAFADINDDMDCAEEYLKYTVKYVLEHCEEDIDFFNQYVSPGLRERLEHIVNTPFERASYSYAVRILEKANKPFEYPVKWGSDLQSEHERFLAEEYFSKPVIITDYPKEIKSFYMRLNDDEKTVAAMDVLVPRIGEIIGGSQREDRLDYLKQRLIENNLKEEDYWWYLDLRKYGSVPHAGFGLGFERLVQFVTGIENIRDAIPFPRFPGKAEF